The DNA sequence gaagttctttaaccctgggatTTACTCCACTGATTGTATCAAGACCTTtattttacgcattgtttactttacttgtgAGTTAcaaattcaaaactctttttcttggttactcttgcactaaattaatatAAACTGTGATCTAGAATAGAATCGGTGTTGCAGTAAGTCCCTGTAGGATCGATACTTCGCTTTCTTAAGGTCACTGTACTACTTGATAGactacgtacacttgcatgtgcacttgggcgctgtcaaATTTTTGGCGCCGTTACCGAGGACTTGTAATTTGAcaactgtttattttagttttacttttagatttccTTTGTGTTTcttacgcttggtcttggttttattTTTGTAGGAAACGGGTTTACaaagtagtaagctggcaagggatcaaGACTTGGTAGAACCAAGTTTCGAACCTGAGCAACTTTTCCATCAATGAAGAAGAGAAGCAATCATTCTCCCTCAAATTCCTCAGATTacagaagaccaagagaatcctgCCATCATGGCTGATGAACAAGCAACCCACAGGACAGTCACAGAAGTGGCAATCCTATTTCCAACCAATTTGACCTCCCCGTTTCAGAAGCCGACAGCTAGAGGCAATTTTAAGCTTAACAGAATATGGTACAACTTAtgattagcagtggacagttcattgggctttcacatgaagatccacaggtcTTCTTGCAAAATTTTTTGGAAATCAGTGACACGTTCATTCCTACGGGCGTGAATGCAGATTATGTGAGGATGGCATTATTCGCCTTTTCACTGATTagggaagcaaaaaagtggttgaatgtagaactagcaaattcaatcacatcatgggataaCATGGCCAGAAAATTTTTTATTCGGTTCTTCCCGTCTGACAAGACTGCAAGATTTCGCAGTGAGATAGTTGTCGCGCCCCATTTTCCTCGTGGAAAGCGGATTTGACGTGACAAACTCTTTTTGAGATTGCGTTAAGAAAGAGTGTGAAGAGTCACCACCTAAAGAATTAAGGTGCATTAGGGCATCGGTCTAGGctaactacgaacctattttgttattttgtcttagttcaccagagttcgggtaagggttcaaattaccccaaaaggaaggtgttaggcaccttttgaggtccacaaaggtggttcctgACCAAATTCGTACTTTACCTGGGGATTCTATGTGTTCAAATAAAGGTCTTTTGTTTTATTAACTTAAATGTTAACTAAGTGATAATGTAATTAATAAACAAACACAGGCTATTTTTGTCatttctaattattaattatctaagtgataaaatcgataaaaatatgtaaataagacaaGCGAGGAAAAAGAGGTGACATAAATCATAACAAAAATTACTAagcaaataaaaaattttaaactaccccaaataagtaaagaaataagaaaaatgcaCAGTAGCTAACTTATTTTGATAGAGGAATaatattcaaaacttaaaaaaaaaaaaagaagatagttTTTGTTTCTTAAAAAACTGTTTGTTGCTTTACAGAAACGATTCCACAATATCAAATCGCGCTCATTCAACTTAGCAACAATTTTAATTGGAGGTCAGTTTTAGTGAAAATAATAACATTATAATTtttaaagacaaataaaaaaatatttatgtatgtatgcataGTCTCCGCTTTTTTAAACTTTTGGTACGTGATGCTCCCGAAACtgtatcaaattaatttaaaatataaaaattagaccTCGTGATTCTTTTTAATTTCCCGCTAACTATAGGTTAGGAGATAGTACAAAGAGTAAAATGTCATGTCTAGTTTAAAATTGTGAAAGTCAAAAACCGCACCATGACTTTGACAGAGAaataaaaagctattttttttaatacgtaGATGCTGAAAATTGTTTTACTAagtaaaaattaatgaaatatacgGAAAGACAAATAGGAATGCTGAAAATTAATTATAGtgccaaaaatattattttataatactGCAAATTAACTAATGtgctgaaaattaattttaatatgcaGAAAACATTATTTAAtgtgttgaaaatattatttaaaatgccAAAAAATGTTATTTTGAATGCTAAGAGTATAATTGTTGAAAGAGTGATTTAAACGCTAATAATGTCATTTTGTAATATGTCCACAATTGTTAAACATGCAAGAGTCAATAAACATGTTGTAAATTAAGTTATCGTGTTCAAATGTGATTTAGCAAGGCGGATATTAATTAAACTcctaaaaacatgatttctaggCGATTGAAATAAATCCTAAATTAGATTTGTCTAAATGACAAACAAGTCAAGTAATAAATCCTAAATTTATTTGCCTAAGTGATTCACATGGTACGTAAAACACATAAACCCCCGCTCCCAAGCAGTCTTCATAATTTATTACTATATAGATGTTTACACAACACATTAGTACAAATTTGAATcgtaataaaagagaaataaaaagtaaatcaagGCGATATATCCATGAAGACAGCAACATTCTAGCACAACTCGACCAAAGTACCTGCTCGAACATCACAAAGTACACAAACACAAACAAGTTGTATGGTATACGGATTCTTACATTGATCGAATAAAACATGATAACAATCACAAAAGacaacacaacaaaataattcaAGTAATCACAAAAGCGACAACATGTCATCATTAAAGGAGTTTAGGACTAcgaaaaatgaaataagaaaactaaCCGGTTTGGTGaattaatatgaaaataaaatcagaATATTGCAACAAAGGGAGCAACTATAGTCAGAGATTGAACCAAGTATTTTGAAAGCAACGAGCAAAAATATTGTGTCTCTCTTTTCATGTTTTCGTATAGAGAGTGTATcagaccaaaataaaataggagaggGAATATATATTGTAAGTTCTGCCAGAGAAAAGGAACATCAATATTTGTCTTTTTGTATGCGAGAGGGTAGAGAGGAGATTAGAAATCATAGTGTGTCAGTTCCCCTCAAAGGACGAGGAGGATTTATTTTTATAGCCAAGTAATGTAAAACCATACcaagataaaaatatcaaaacaatattcTTGTCAACCAATTAAGAGAGAATTTCTCCTAACTGAATCAATCACATACAAATCAATCCAAGGAATAAAAGGAAAGCCAATATTTAGAAAAGtaacaacaatattatttttgttaattaacTAGATGGAATCGATTAGAAGCCAAATTTACCGTAATTAGGTGGacaaaagaatgaataaaatgcATCAGTTTCAATATTTACCATATGCGATAAGATTGGACAGATGATCAAGTATAACATTTCATTATCACGGTAATTTGATTATGCCCAAAATTTGATCACAAAAATCAATCTCATTGTATCAGTTAAATCAAATATTCTTCACTACAAACACTAAGTGTCAAATCCATCACGATTAAGAAGAATCTATCCACCTATGCATCAAATATTTTGCCAATGAATAGATCAGAAAAATGCAACCCATAAGCAAGAATAACAATTTCACAAGCTAGAACAATGATTCCACAAGCTGAATATGAATATCAATCAACCACcaattcaaaaatatttaggGCGTAATTAAACATCactaaaatcaaaactttatatGACGACCTAAGCACGTTAACAAAttcatattataaaaaattatatcaaaactcTTAAACCAGTTTCATCAATTTCAGATCGCAGATtatatcttaaggaaagaaatgaaaTTGAACAATAAATCAAACCTTTGACGGATTTAAGAATCCGTCATGTTTCGTGTACTCGACCGGAGCAGCGGCGGCAAAGGGCGGCAATGCCgctgttgtttttgttgttgtgggTGGTGAATTGGGACGGAGGCAAACTGATGTCTGGCGATGGCAAAGGAGAGGGGCGGCAGAGCAtcgttgctgttgttgttgtggaGGCGGAACAGCGACGTTTGGAGCTTCGCCGGAGAGGCAAAGTTGGCTGGTGGTTTGAAGGAAATGGAAGAGGTCGTCGGAGGCGTGGTTTGAGGGCTTCTGGTGGCGCGGGGCTTGGTCGAAGAACGGAGGGATCGCGGTAGCTTGACCAGCGGAGGTTGGTTGCTGCGTTGCCGGAGGAGGCGCCGGTTTTGGCTTTGGCGATGGTCGATTTTTTAGAGAGAGACGAGAGAGAGAGGGGGTGGGGCGGCTGATTTGGTTTAGAAGATTAGAGGAATGAATTAGGTTTAGGGTTTTGGTGTTAATAAGGAAAGAAGAGATGGGttgatctcagccgttggatcgATTTTGATCCGTGGCTGAGATTAAAAGGATAAGAAATGAATTGAGACCTTTTAAATTGAGTTAAAATGTGGGTAGAATTGTAATAAATTGTATAAGATTAGACTAAGATTGTTATAAATTGGATAAaagggctagaatttaaataaattagaaaaaaataattttaaataggcTATTAATTAAATACGACGTCGAAAAATATAGTAAGCAAGTTAAATGTTACATAATACTATTATATAAAGttgtgataataataataataataataataataataataataataataataatNNNNNNNNNNNNNNNNNNNNNNNNNNNNNNNNNNNNNNNNNNNNNNNNNNNNNNNNNNNNNNNNNNNNNNNNNNNNNNNNNNNNNNNNNNNNNNNNNNNNNNNNNNNNNNNNNNNNNNNNNNNNNNNNNNNNNNNNNNNNNNNNNNNNNNNNNNNNNNNNNNNNNNNNNNNNNNNNNNNNNNNNNNNNNNNNNNNNNNNNNNNNNNNNNNNNNNNNNNNNNNNNNNNNNNNNNNNNNNNNNNNNNNNNNNNNNNNNNNNNNNNNNNNNNNNNNNNNNNNNNNNNNNNNNNNNNNNNNNNNNNNNNNNNNNNNNNNNNNNNNNNNNNNNNNNNNNNNNNNNNNNNNNNNNNNNNNNNNNNNNNNNNNNNNNNNNNNNNNNNNNNNNNNNNNNNNNNNNNNNNNNNNNNNNNNNNNNNNNNNNNNNNNNNNNNNNNNNNNNNNNNNNNNNNNNNNNNNNNNNNNNNNNNNNNNNNNNNNNNNNNNNNNNNNNNNNNNNNNNNNNNNNNNNNNNNNNNNNNNNNNNNNNNNNNNNNNNNNNNNNNNNNNNNNNNNNNNNNNNNNNNNNNNNNNNNNNNNNNNNNNNNNNNNNNNNNNNNNNNNNNNNNNNNNNNNNNNNNNNNNNNNNNNNNNNNNNNNNNNNNNNNNNNNNNNNNNNNNNNNNNNNNNNNNNNNNNNNNNNNNNNNNNNNNNNNNNNNNNNNNNNNNNNNNNNNNNNNNNNNNNNNNNNNNNNNNNNNNNNNNNNNNNNNNNNNNNNNNNNNNNNNNNNNNNNNNNNNNNNNNNNNNNNNNNNNNNNNNNNNNNNNNNNNNNNNNNNNNNNNNNNNNNNNNNNNNNNNNNNNNNNNNNNNNNNNNNNNNNNNNNNNNNNNNNNNNNNNNNNNNNNNNNNNNNNNNNNNNNNNNNNNNNNNNNNNNNNNNNNNNNNNNNNNNNNNNNNNNNNNNNNNNNNNNNNNNNNNNNNNNNNNNNNNNNNNNNNNNNNNNNNNNNNNNNNNNNNNNNNNNNNNNNNNNNNNNNNNNNNNNNNNNNNNNNNNNNNNNNNNNNNNNNNNNNNNNNNNNNNNNNNNNNNNNNNNNNNNNNNNNNNNNNNNNNNNNNNNNNNNNNNNNNNNNNNNNNNNNNNNNNNNNNNNNNNNNNNNNNNNNNNNNNNNNNNNNNNNNNNNNNNNNNNNNNNNNNNNNNNNNNNNNNNNNNNNNNNNNNNNNNNNNNNNNNNNNNNNNNNNNNNNNNNNNNNNNNNNNNNNNNNNNNNNNNNNNNNNNNNNNNNNNNNNNNNNNNNNNNNNNNNNNNNNNNNNNNNNNNNNNNNNNNNNNNNNNNNNNNNNNNNNNNNNNNNNNNNNNNNNNNNNNNNNNNNNNNNNNNNNNNNNNNNNNNNNNNNNNNNNNNNNNNNNNNNNNNNNNNNNNNNNNNNNNNNNNNNNNNNNNNNNNNNNNNNNNNNNNNNNNNNNNNNNNNNNNNNNNNNNNNNNNNNNNNNNNNNNNNNNNNNNNNNNNNNNNNNNNNNNNNNNNNNNNNNNNNNNNNNNNNNNNNNNNNNNNNNNNNNNNNNNNNNNNNNNNNNNNNNNNNNNNNNNNNNNNNNNNNNNNNNNNNNNNNNNNNNNNNNNNNNNNNNNNNNNNNNNNNNNNNNNNNNNNNNNNNNNNNNNNNNNNNNNNNNNNNNNNNNNNNNNNNNNNNNNNNNNNNNNNNNNNNNNNNNNNNNNNNNNNNNNNNNNNNNNNNNNNNNNNNNNNNNNNNNNNNNNNNNNNNNNNNNNNNNNNNNNNNNNNNNNNNNNNNNNNNNNNNNNNNNNNNNNNNNNNNNNNNNNNNNNNNNNNNNNNNNNNNNNNNNNNNNNNNNNNNNNNNNNNNNNNNNNNNNNNNNNNNNNNNNNNNNNNNNNNNNNNNNNNNNNNNNNNNNNNNNNNNNNNNNNNNNNNNNNNNNNNNNNNNNNNNNNNNNNNNNNNNNNNNNNNNNNNNNNNNNNNNNNNNNNNNNNNNNNNNNNNNNNNNNNNNNNNNNNNNNNNNNNNNNNNNNNNNNNNNNNNNNNNNNNNNNNNNNNNNNNNNNNNNNNNNNNNNNNNNNNNNNNNNNNNNNNNNNNNNNNNNNNNNNNNNNNNNNNNNNNNNNNNNNNNNNNNNNNNNNNNNNNNNNNNNNNNNNNNNNNNNNNNNNNNNNNNNNNNNNNNNNNNNNNNNNNNNNNNNNNNNNNNNNNNNNNNNNNNNNNNNNNNNNNNNNNNNNNNNNNNNNNNNNNNNNNNNNNNNNNNNNNNNNNNNNNNNNNNNNNNNNNNNNNNNNNNNNNNNNNNNNNNNNNNNNNNNNNNNNNNNNNNNNNNNNNNNNNNNNNNNNNNNNNNNNNNNNNNNNNNNNNNNNNNNNNNNNNNNNNNNNNNNNNNNNNNNNNNNNNNNNNNNNNNNNNNNNNNNNNNNNNNNNNNNNNNNNNNNNNNNNNNNNNNNNNNNNNNNNNNNNNNNNNNNNNNNNNNNNNNNNNNNNNNNNNNNNNNNNNNNNNNNNNNNNNNNNNNNNNNNNNNNNNNNNNNNNNNNNNNNNNNNNNNNNNNNNNNNNNNNNNNNNNNNNNNNNNNNNNNNNNNNNNNNNNNNNNNNNNNNNNNNNNNNNNNNNNNNNNNNNNNNNNNNNNNNNNNNNNNNNNNNNNNNNNNNNNNNNNNNNNNNNNNNNNNNNNNNNNNNNNNNNNNNNNNNNNNNNNNNNNNNNNNNNNNNNNNNNNNNNNNNNNNNNNNNNNNNNNNNNNNNNNNNNNNNNNNNNNNNNNNNNNNNNNNNNNNNNNNNNNNNNNNNNNNNNNNNNNNNNNNNNNNNNNNNNNNNNNNNNNNNNNNNNNNNNNNNNNNNNNNNNNNNNNNNNNNNNNNNNNNNNNNNNNNNNNNNNNNNNNNNNNNNNNNNNNNNNNNNNNNNNNNNNNNNNNNNNNNNNNNNNNNNNNNNNNNNNNNNNNNNNNNNNNNNNNNNNNNNNNNNNNNNNNNNNNNNNNNNNNNNNNNNNNNNNNNNNNNNNNNNNNNNNNNNNNNNNNNNNNataataataataataataataataataataataataataataataatggacaatgcatttgtaaattgtgagtgtgcatattttttaacaaataattaaaattatgtaaaatattgtatttgaattaataaattataaaatgacactaaaaagtaataaaataatttgcacatttttaaatcatgaatgtgccACGTCAAAAATCTGTTTGATGCAAACAATGTGTAAAAAATactaacttttaaaaattaataattttgctaaaaataGCAGCCTGAACGTGGTATTGgtaggtcaaaattgggtgtgaACAATAGTGTGATTTAAACAGAAGCCAGATgagaatctttatcatgcttgggagcgCTTCAAGGCTCTTCTTAGGGTATGTCCACACCATCAATAGTCTAacgaggtacttgctcatacttttgtagaggctcttgatcacaatataaaaattttactagatttaaccgtaggtggtcaagctcttgagatgacatatgatgagctgtacacttTATTAAACCACATAGCTCAAGAAAATCAAGAGTGGCATGATGATTCCAGGAGTGCCACGAAGAAAATTCCAagtgtattggaggtggaccaatttatTGCTTTATCAGCTCAGGTTGTCGTATTGTAGAATATGATAAACAACCAGTTTAGCAGCTTGAAATTGGGAGTAGCACAACCTGTAGCCACATTCAATGCAATCCAACAGGGTTGCAGGTTGTTGTGAAATACACGGGAATAGTGGCCATTCTGTGATCATGTGTGCTTCCAATCCAGAATTGTTCATgtatgtgggcaatgctcaaaggccaaattatggtaatgccaaCAACATGAAGTGATAGACTCAACCTTGGAACGCTCAACAATagcaaattcagcaaccacagcCTTGGAACGCTCAACAATagcaaattcagcaaccacaggcaCAACCAAATCAGTCATCTAGCAacttggaagagatgatgaagcaAGTTCTAGCTAATCAAACATAGTTGGCTGCAGATATAAAAAATCAGCAAGCGGCccagagaagcttagagttgcagTTAGGGCAATTACATCAAGCATtgaataccaggcctcaaggtggttttctAGGAGagacaaaaaatccaaaacaagttatggcaatcactttgGGGATTGGTAAAAtgcttcaaggagaacctccgaaggtaacaaaggaggtagatgtagATTTGAATCCCCTACAGGTAAATGataaagttgctaaaaatttgagaaattctGAATACTCGAAAGAAAAAGGTGTCGAGGAAGTGAAGGAGATGCTGCCACTTTCTTTCCCTCGGAGGCAAATAAAGGTGAAGGAGGATGCTTTATTCAAGAAGTTGATTGACACGTTCAAAGatcttcacattaacttacctttgttagatgttttacagggtatgcccaagtatgctaagtacttgagggtTGTAGTTGCAAATAAAGTAAAGTTGCAAGATGTAGAAACGAtagcactcactgaagagtgtagcgcTGTGATGACAGAAAAATGCCCAAGAAGCTTAAGGACCCAGGAAGGTTCAATTTCCCATTCAGATTGGTAATAGTGAAGTGGTTCATGCgctgagtgacttaggggcaagcctcaatttgatgcccctatcttttTTCAGCACATTGAGCGTAGGAAATCCTAGAGCGAGCACTGTCACACCCCATTTTCAACcgaaaagattcattttaagttcaaaagggttttaattattaaagtgacaaaaagatgaaaatttgtttcgaaaaggaccttTATCAattaaaactcagagtcgccacttggcaagATCGGGTGTTCCAAATCACCTTcgaaaatccttttaaaaaacatttgactctttaaaactggtttgcgaacaaagaTTCCAGTTAAGGagttctgttgaccgaggggaaagtgttaggcatccctcgatcccgtggttcgaccatggtcgctcGGTGGAGAATATCGGTTAATttaacactacgaatgtataaaccacataaaacaagcaacaaacaaatcaaacaaagttcaaaaccaaaataatgtccagtccaactattacaaacccaaaataaaagGTACTGaaatataaacctacgctaacctacactaatcctaaactgcACTCCACTCGATGcttcgggccttgatcacgagcctcctttgcgtacatgatactttggggcattccccgatgaatgaGTACAATTTTTCTCGGGAAATTCCcaggccaaatgagtacaattgatccaaacgcataaatcaaaccattcaacaaacattttttcatcattcaacaatcacaagTCCTAatttttgcctacccaacctagaATTGCGTATTCATTCTCGacctaaaacataatattatcgAGTTCGATATGatgaataattatttcaaatcaaacatTCATTAATGAATCCAAGTAAACCAATGTTTGCCTTTTATCAAACTTTCAAATCCCGCCCCGAATCTCATTTTTTTGCTATCAAATAACCAATTTCAATATAGAAACAATCAATCAAAGCCACGAAAATCATGGATATTCAaacacactatcaaaattatatcatcaatCATCATGAACCATGAAAATCACAACATCAACATatcaaattaagtaaaataaaaaggagtTGAAAATTTGGACCTTAGAAAAAACTTTCAAAATCAATGTATTATTTCGATTAAACTCGGGTTCTCCGCATCCAAAACCTCCGATTCGAACCTCAACAGCAGATGAACTCCAACTCGGGATCACCAAAATTCATTACACCGAAGcttcaaaatattaaaatgacaTTTCCCAGTGATAAATTTGCCAAGAAGATCGAACTGAGGGTGCGAGTTGCCGTTACTGACCATGGAATTTTGGTAGGTTTGAACAAAGGTGGGTTAGGTTTTGGTCAAAGGCTCAATACCCGATGAATATGGTGATTCTGGTGAGAATTTTGCCTAGAAAACCGTCCCTCTAATTCCGTTCAACTCGATTTTTCTTTATCATCTCTCTTCCGTCCTTTTATTATCGATCTTTCCCTCTCAAATACCCTCTCTCTTTCACTATTTccctctctcaatttctctcctagtttctctctctctctctctctctcaatccATCTTCTCTACATTATGCGTCCGAGTATATTGATACCTATGTGAGCTCCTCCCTTTGAAAATGGAAAACCCCGATATTCTATGTAATGGCCTGAGGTGTATATAGTTGTTTGTGTATGGCAGTGACCAGATCCCCGAGTGAGTGAAAATGGTGTGGTCGtgtatttttaagaagaaaaatggtGTTTTTCGGGGGGTCTTccctggaaaaaaaaaaaagatgatactCTTTTTGTTCTTCCCCCCCCCAATGATGATGATGGGCCTCCTTGGTATATGATGTTGTGTATATCTTGTTCTTGTTTTCCTTTGTGAAGAAGAAATGTGAGGGGGTCACGTGGATGGGGTAGTGGGGGTAGGgtatagggtaggtggggtagggtgaATTGGTTAAGATAAGatttgttaggataaggttagggatttaatttgttagagattttgttaagggttatatttttgtatttttgtgggatataatcatatGGGTGAGGGAACACAATAAGACGGAGGTAAAATGGGAAAAATActatcggggagggacaaaattaggtgtctacatcattccccctttgaatgtaaacacgaaatgttttcagacaaagaagtagacaacgagatagaattttgtcccgaccattattcaaaaataaaacagaaggaaggaGAGAGACCAAGTCTtgatttaggacatcctacctatccaAGTTATAAGGGAATCAAGTCATGGGTATCTTAAAGGATTGAGAGAACGACTctactgagttggagagtcgagtgaggttttatcgaggttccggtccgcggctctatcattacatcaaaaaatgaaaattacaagttaaaaacataaatgaaattaaaaaaactctatctatgcagatttccttgactcttgacttgctacttcatcaccctattctttaggcgggcttctaacttgcaatttcttcaccctgttcttcatgcgggctcctgacttgcaatttcatcactctgttttTTGGGCGAGATCCCGACTTACAATTTCgtcacttgttgcttggttttcaatttcttcaccctatttttcaggtgggttcctgacttgctatttttttattttttgacttttaatttcttcaccttattgcttgactttcaactttttTACCATGTTGCTtaacttttcatttattctccctgttcttcaggcgggctcctaaaatcacatcaaaattaaaaagaaaaattatcccaaacaaagattattataaagatatttcatttgcCAGGAAAGCGaagttccaaacacaagatttaaatTTTCCCCAGTTtctcatcaaaggacttttgggAAAGTCACattattataggaatcaaagagagtaacttgactaaaaggtacgtcttataggaatcaaagggaatgacttgactaaaaggtacatcttataggaatcaagggaaatgactcgactaaaaggcacatattctaggggtcaagggggatgactcaactaaaaggtacgtcttataggaatcaaaggaaatgactcgactaaaaggtacgtcttctaggaatcaaaggaaatgactcaactaaaaggtatgtcttctaggggtcaaggggaataactcgactaaaaggtacttctGCTAAgggtcaaggagaatgactcgactaaaaggtacgtcttctaggactcaaaggaaatgactcaactaaaaggtacatgttataggaatcaaagagaatgactcaattaaaaggtacgtcttataggaatcaaggagaatgactcaactaaatggtacgtcttataggaatcaaggggaatgacttgactaaaaggtacgtcttataggaatcaaggggaatgaatcgactaaaagttacgtcttataggaatcaaggggaataactcgactaaaagttacgtcttataggaatcacggggaatgactcgactaaaaggtacgtcttataggaatcaagggaaataactcaactaaaaggtacgctttataggaatcaaggggaatgactcgactaaaaggtacatcttataggaatcaaagaagaTGACTCAA is a window from the Capsicum annuum cultivar UCD-10X-F1 unplaced genomic scaffold, UCD10Xv1.1 ctg63996, whole genome shotgun sequence genome containing:
- the LOC124893704 gene encoding uncharacterized protein LOC124893704; its protein translation is MTDLVVPVVAEFAIVERSKAVVAEFAIVERSKVESITSCYQPISSFLINTKTLNLIHSSNLLNQISRPTPSLSRLSLKNRPSPKPKPAPPPATQQPTSAGQATAIPPFFDQAPRHQKPSNHASDDLFHFLQTTSQLCLSGEAPNVAVPPPQQQQQRCSAAPLLCHRQTSVCLRPNSPPTTTKTTAALPPFAAAAPVEYTKHDGFLNPSKVLWSSCARMLLSSWIYRLDLLFISLLLRFKFVLMCCVNIYIVINYEDCLGAGVYVFYVPCESLRQINLGFIT